CATGGGCTATGATGCAGCTACTATGGGCAACCACGATTTTGATCTGGGTATGGAAAATTTTGCAACGCAACTTAAACATGCATCATTCCCGATCCTGGTCAGCAATTATGATTTTTCCGGTACAGCCCTGGAAGGTAAAACCCAACCTTGGCAGATTTTTAAAAAGGGCAGTTTACAGATCGGGGTTTTTGGAATCGGTATTGAATTGCAGGGATTGGTTGCCGATAACCTATATGGTAAAACTACTTATCTGGATCCAATAGAAACGGCTAATAGAACGGCTAACATGTTACACAAAAAAGGATGTGATCTGGTCATCTGTTTGTCGCACTTGGGAGATCGTTATCAGGAAAATAAAGTGAGTGATGAGATTCTGGCAAAAGAAAGTTATGACATCGATCTGATCATTGGTGGACATACACACCGCTTTTTTGAGGAACCGAGAAAATATACCAATAAAAAGGGAGGAACTGTAGCGGTAAATCAGGTAGGTTTTGGCGGTATTCAGTTGGGCAGACTGGAGTATGAATTTTCCAGGGCGAAGAAAAAAAATCTCGCAAATGCCCATACTGTGGTTGTAGGGAAAAAAACAAGTGAATAAAAAATTTTTTTTTCAACATAAAGTCTACATATTCGCACCCCT
Above is a genomic segment from Sediminibacterium sp. KACHI17 containing:
- a CDS encoding metallophosphatase is translated as MPINRRKFIQETSAALLASTLIPFNGDAVADPVQKLTILHTNDVHSRLEPFPMDGSRNQGLGGVAARAALISKIRQDEEQVLVLDAGDIFQGTPYFNIYKGEPEIKAMSAMGYDAATMGNHDFDLGMENFATQLKHASFPILVSNYDFSGTALEGKTQPWQIFKKGSLQIGVFGIGIELQGLVADNLYGKTTYLDPIETANRTANMLHKKGCDLVICLSHLGDRYQENKVSDEILAKESYDIDLIIGGHTHRFFEEPRKYTNKKGGTVAVNQVGFGGIQLGRLEYEFSRAKKKNLANAHTVVVGKKTSE